The following proteins come from a genomic window of Halomicroarcula saliterrae:
- a CDS encoding ammonium transporter produces the protein MVLLQASTEALNYTWILMVSFLIFFMHAGFAMLEAGQVRSKNVANQLTKNLLTWSIGVTVFFLIGSGVASVVGGADWAAAYMASGLGWIDWLYGAVFAMTAATIVSGAVAGRAKLRAYVTYTILLAAVIYPVVIGFTWSASETGFVEIVTGYAFADFAGGMIVHGMGGIAGLTAAAILGPRMGRFNEDGSANVIPGHSMTFAVLGTLVLAFGWYGFNVGTSAIYGGDGTFMAEQLGRVAMTTTISMAMGAIAAGAVAWFQTGKVDTLYVANGLLAGLVGITAIPHTTAWWGAFVVGILSGAQLPIVFKFVETKLNIDDVCAVFPVHGSAGVLGTLLYPFVAAPGVVSNVGGAFIAQAFGVFVIGGWTLTATAVIWYALKAMGEARVTPEHEQEGLDVSEHGVETYPEFGSGDSVVADGGIMTEDIEATRGSKDD, from the coding sequence ATGGTACTACTCCAAGCAAGCACGGAAGCGCTGAACTACACGTGGATACTGATGGTATCGTTCCTGATCTTCTTCATGCACGCCGGCTTCGCGATGCTGGAAGCCGGACAGGTGCGCTCGAAGAACGTCGCGAACCAGCTCACGAAGAACCTCCTCACCTGGTCGATAGGTGTGACGGTGTTCTTCCTCATCGGCTCGGGCGTGGCCTCGGTCGTCGGTGGCGCCGACTGGGCCGCCGCCTACATGGCCAGCGGGCTCGGCTGGATCGACTGGCTCTACGGCGCGGTGTTCGCGATGACCGCCGCGACCATCGTCTCCGGGGCGGTGGCCGGTCGCGCGAAGCTCCGTGCGTACGTGACCTACACCATCCTGCTGGCGGCGGTCATCTACCCCGTCGTCATCGGCTTCACCTGGAGCGCCAGCGAGACCGGTTTCGTCGAGATCGTCACCGGCTACGCGTTCGCTGACTTCGCCGGCGGCATGATCGTTCACGGCATGGGTGGCATCGCCGGCCTGACCGCCGCAGCCATCCTCGGCCCGCGGATGGGCCGGTTCAACGAGGACGGCTCCGCGAACGTCATCCCCGGCCACTCGATGACCTTCGCCGTGCTCGGGACGCTCGTCCTCGCCTTCGGCTGGTACGGCTTCAACGTCGGCACCTCCGCCATCTACGGCGGCGACGGTACCTTCATGGCCGAACAGCTCGGCCGCGTCGCGATGACGACGACTATCTCGATGGCGATGGGCGCTATCGCCGCCGGCGCAGTCGCGTGGTTCCAGACGGGCAAGGTCGACACGCTGTACGTCGCCAACGGCCTGCTGGCCGGGCTGGTCGGTATCACGGCGATTCCCCACACGACCGCGTGGTGGGGTGCGTTCGTCGTCGGCATCCTCTCGGGCGCACAGCTCCCCATCGTGTTCAAGTTCGTCGAAACCAAACTCAACATCGACGATGTCTGTGCCGTGTTCCCGGTCCACGGGAGCGCGGGCGTGCTGGGAACCCTGCTGTACCCGTTCGTCGCTGCCCCCGGCGTCGTCAGTAACGTCGGCGGTGCGTTCATCGCTCAGGCGTTCGGTGTGTTCGTCATCGGCGGCTGGACGCTGACCGCGACGGCGGTTATCTGGTACGCGCTCAAGGCCATGGGCGAGGCCCGCGTCACGCCCGAACACGAGCAGGAAGGCCTGGACGTCAGCGAACACGGCGTCGAGACCTACCCAGAGTTCGGCTCCGGCGACAGCGTCGTCGCCGACGGTGGTATCATGACCGAAGATATCGAAGCGACTCGAGGTTCCAAAGATGACTGA
- the hemB gene encoding porphobilinogen synthase, giving the protein MDMTRRPRRLRTDGVRPLVRETEVSASDLIAPVFVDATTDERVPIQTMPGHERVPVEESVARVEEILATGVEAVMVFGIPESKDERGTRAWAEDGVVQNAVRRITEATDAYVITDVCLCEYTSHGHCGLLEDHARSEPDLTVRNDETLDLLGDIAVSHARAGADMVAPSGMIDGMVGAIRGALDDDGHTEVPIMSYAAKFESAFYGPFRDAADGAPEFGDRRHYQMDPANAREARREVELDVSQAADVLMVKPALPYLDIVSQVRRDHDHPVAAYNVSGEYAMLHAAADKGWLQLEEVAYESLLSIKRAGADLILTYFAEDIADRL; this is encoded by the coding sequence ATGGATATGACACGTCGCCCACGCCGGCTCCGAACCGACGGCGTGCGGCCCCTGGTACGGGAGACGGAGGTATCGGCGTCGGATCTCATCGCGCCGGTGTTCGTCGACGCGACGACCGACGAGCGGGTCCCGATTCAGACGATGCCGGGCCACGAGCGGGTGCCCGTCGAGGAGAGCGTCGCCCGCGTCGAGGAGATACTGGCGACCGGTGTCGAGGCCGTCATGGTGTTCGGCATCCCCGAGTCGAAAGACGAGCGGGGGACCCGGGCCTGGGCCGAGGACGGCGTCGTCCAGAACGCGGTCCGGCGCATCACCGAGGCGACCGACGCCTACGTCATCACGGACGTCTGCCTGTGTGAGTACACGAGCCACGGCCACTGCGGCCTGCTGGAGGACCACGCCCGGTCGGAGCCCGACCTCACCGTCCGCAACGACGAGACGCTCGACCTGCTCGGCGACATCGCGGTCAGTCACGCGCGTGCGGGCGCGGACATGGTCGCCCCCTCGGGCATGATAGACGGGATGGTCGGCGCCATCCGCGGGGCGCTGGACGACGACGGCCACACGGAGGTGCCTATCATGAGCTACGCCGCGAAGTTCGAGTCGGCCTTCTACGGCCCCTTCCGCGACGCCGCCGACGGCGCCCCCGAGTTCGGCGACCGCCGGCACTACCAGATGGACCCCGCGAACGCCCGGGAGGCCCGCCGCGAGGTCGAACTGGACGTCTCCCAGGCCGCGGACGTGCTGATGGTCAAGCCCGCGCTCCCCTATCTCGATATCGTCTCGCAGGTCCGCCGGGACCACGACCACCCCGTGGCGGCCTACAACGTCTCCGGGGAGTACGCGATGCTCCACGCCGCCGCCGACAAGGGGTGGCTCCAGCTGGAGGAAGTTGCCTACGAGTCGCTGCTCTCTATCAAACGGGCCGGCGCCGACCTGATTCTCACCTACTTCGCCGAGGACATCGCCGACCGGCTCTGA
- a CDS encoding DedA family protein, producing the protein MGADAPEPSARGAVRALAEDYGLLVVAALFAVLGVAGIALYAFGDAGDAESLLRRYGLVALLFVFVLEGAMLLYFAPSEALVPAAVTVLARTESGYDIPTVAGILLVAVTGATAGQTTLFLLARRGGRQWLLDRPWFRVDEARLDRFGDVFDTYGVVAVPASNTLLFTRGMLTVPAGVAGMTTRRFAALSALGTLAFELLLAGGAIGVLELL; encoded by the coding sequence ATGGGAGCCGACGCCCCGGAGCCGTCCGCGCGTGGCGCTGTCAGAGCGCTCGCCGAAGACTACGGGCTGTTGGTCGTCGCCGCGCTGTTCGCCGTGCTCGGCGTCGCCGGCATCGCGCTGTACGCCTTCGGCGACGCGGGCGACGCCGAGTCGTTACTGCGTCGCTACGGGCTGGTCGCGCTGCTGTTCGTGTTCGTGCTCGAAGGGGCGATGTTGCTGTATTTCGCGCCCAGCGAGGCGCTCGTCCCGGCGGCGGTGACCGTCCTCGCCCGGACCGAAAGCGGGTACGATATCCCGACCGTCGCGGGCATCCTGCTCGTCGCCGTCACCGGGGCCACCGCGGGCCAGACCACGCTGTTCCTGCTGGCCAGGCGCGGCGGCCGGCAGTGGCTGCTGGACAGACCGTGGTTTCGCGTCGACGAGGCTCGACTGGACCGCTTTGGCGACGTGTTCGACACGTACGGGGTGGTCGCGGTGCCGGCGAGTAACACGCTGCTTTTCACCCGCGGCATGTTGACCGTGCCGGCGGGCGTGGCGGGCATGACGACCCGGCGGTTCGCCGCCCTCTCGGCGCTTGGCACCCTCGCCTTCGAGCTACTGCTGGCTGGGGGCGCTATCGGCGTTCTGGAACTGCTCTAG
- a CDS encoding conditioned medium-induced protein 4, translated as MDEKTEQLREIFIDVSGEESVTESQAEGPGSLTDTDEERVDERLRAVVSRMRERYEFRTALSDAALVTLVRGFYAGRGDDELAAELGVDESAIVEARLDLHLLRESDDDADFDAAAFRRRVVGEDPADEELAAAFDVDAGTAARYRRVVAAEAEARQVSYRFTSEFEDALAEAGLSTRMTAAVRETGLDEATEDIDSLDSDADVSM; from the coding sequence ATGGACGAAAAGACCGAACAGCTGCGGGAGATCTTCATCGACGTCTCCGGCGAGGAGTCGGTGACGGAGTCACAGGCCGAGGGCCCCGGCTCGCTGACCGACACCGACGAGGAGCGCGTCGATGAACGCCTCCGAGCGGTCGTCTCGCGCATGCGCGAGCGCTACGAGTTCCGGACGGCGCTCTCCGACGCGGCACTGGTGACGCTGGTCCGGGGGTTCTACGCGGGTCGGGGGGACGACGAGCTCGCCGCGGAGCTCGGGGTCGACGAGTCGGCTATCGTCGAGGCACGACTCGACCTGCATCTCCTGCGGGAGTCCGACGACGACGCCGACTTCGACGCGGCCGCGTTCCGCCGCCGGGTGGTCGGCGAGGACCCCGCCGACGAGGAGCTGGCCGCGGCGTTCGACGTCGACGCCGGGACGGCGGCCCGCTACCGCCGCGTGGTCGCGGCCGAGGCCGAGGCCCGGCAGGTGAGCTACCGCTTCACCAGCGAGTTCGAGGACGCGCTGGCCGAGGCCGGGCTCTCGACCCGGATGACCGCTGCCGTTCGGGAAACTGGGCTGGACGAGGCCACCGAAGACATCGACTCGCTGGACTCGGACGCCGACGTCTCGATGTGA